A window of Panicum virgatum strain AP13 chromosome 8K, P.virgatum_v5, whole genome shotgun sequence contains these coding sequences:
- the LOC120646500 gene encoding uncharacterized protein LOC120646500, with protein sequence MAGVSGCYSYLELVGFSWPPGYTVGTDGFRNLRFCLVGTTLKFQMGAMPRLEHLQFVVYAGYWSSVEDDGVPLEQFPTKEEIEDLDLGLDNLLSLEQVGVTVDCTGATAAEVQEVEAMVTHAVENHPNRPTIKMDRVYEDGILSDEHKVALLQHHIEERFSVLEWKDDPDAQFISFLWMRRRLQKAICYIDCAGANMCEVEKVEAALRRAAEVHRNHPTIQLIRTNTDEMVSSSHRPDTELESDHDDSPENLLCKLQLKH encoded by the exons atggccggagtatccgggtgttaCAGCTACCTCGAGCTAGTTGGTTTCAGCTGGCCTCCAGGATATACCGTTGGTACAGACGGCTTCAGGAATCTGAGGTTCTGCCTTGTGGGCACAACGCTCAAGTTTCAGATGGGCGCCATGCCAAGGCTTGAACACCTGCAGTTTGTAGTTTATGCAGGGTATTGGAGCTCGGTAGAAGATGATGGTGTGCCGTTGGAGCAGTTCCCAACAAAGGAAGAAATCGAAGATCTTGACTTGGGTCTGGATAACCTCCTTTCACTTGAGCAAGTCGGCGTCACAGTCGACTGCACGGGTGCTACTGCCGCAGAAGTGCAGGAAGTGGAGGCTATGGTCACGCATGCTGTGGAAAATCATCCCAACCGTCCAACCATAAAAATGGATCGAGTATATGAAGATGGCATCTTATCTGATGAACATAAGGTGGCTCTA CTTCAGCACCACATTGAAGAACGTTTCAGTGTGCTCGAGTGGAAGGATGATCCTGATGCTCAGTTCATCAGCTTCCTGTGGATGCGCCGACGTCTTCAGAAAGCCATTTGTTACATCGACTGTGCGGGTGCCAACATGTGTGAGGTGGAGAAAGTGGAAGCAGCTCTCAGACGTGCAGCCGAGGTTCATCGTAACCATCCGACTATCCAATTGATCAGAACGAACACCGATGAAATGGTCTCCTCATCTCACCGTCCCGATACAGAG TTGGAGAGCGATCATGATGATTCACCAGAAAATTTGCTTTGCAAACTCCAGTTAAAGCATTGA